The Sinomicrobium kalidii region TCCGGAAAGCGAGCGGGGAATAGCTTTTAACGATCCTACCCTGGCTATCGACTGGAAATTGCCGGAGAGTGAACTGAAGTTATCTGCCAAAGACCGCGAACAACCGTTATTCGAAAAGGCGGAATTTTTTGATTTTAATACCGGTTTATATGGGTAAGATCTTGGTAACGGGAGCCTCCGGGCAGGTAGGACGGGAATTAAAAAAACTCTCCGGCAAAGGTGATTTTCTCTTTGCAGATCGTGCTTCACTGGATATTACCGATATGGAAAAGGTGAAACAGTTCCTCGGAAAGCACCCTGTGGAAGCGGTGATCAATAGTGCGGCCTATACCGCTGTGGACAAAGCGGAGTCTGAACCCGAAAAGGCAAGACGGGTAAATGGCGAAGCCATGGAAACCCTGGCCGAAGCGTGCAGGATCCGGAACCTGAAACTGATACATCTTTCTACCGATTATGTTTTTAACGGTAAAAATCACCGGCCCTACAGGGAAGATGATCCCGCCGCCCCGGTAAATGTATACGGACAAACAAAGTGGGAAGGCGAAGAGATCATAAGAACGATCAATCCGGAAAATGCCGTGATCATCCGTACTTCGTGGCTTTATTCCGCACAAGGCAGTAATTTTGTAAGAACCATGCTGCGCCTGGGAGCGGAAAAAAAAGAAATCCGGGTTGTCGATGACCAGGTAGGGTCTCCCACCTATGCCGGAGACCTGGCTGCAGCGCTACTGAAAATACTGCCAAAGCTCCGCCATAAAAAGGTAAAGACCTATCACTATACAAACGAAGGCGTGTGTACGTGGTATGATTTTGCAGAAGCCATAATGGAATACAAGGGGTTGCCCTGTAAGGTGATCCCGGTCCCCTCTTCGGAATACCCGACCCCGGCACAAAGGCCGTCGTATTCGGTATTGAGTAAGGAAGCGATAAAAAAAGACTTTGACATTAGTATTCCGTATTGGAGAGATAGTTTAAGGAAGTGTTTGAGGGTGATGGGATTTTGATGTCGAAATTCCGTTGCCCCGGCCCTAAAGGGAGCGGAATTTCTCTGGAGGATGTTATGATTGTGAAGTGTAAGTTTTTAATGTTGTAAAGCTTTGGCCCCGTCCCACCCTTTAGGGCTGGGGCAGAAGGACGGGGGTTGGCTTGTAGTACGGTTAATTTAAAGCCGAAATTCCGTTGTCCCCAACCCTAAAGGGAGCGGAATTTCTCTGGGGGGTATATTATGATTGTGAGATATGAATTTTTAATGTTGTAAAGCTTTACCCCCCGTCCCACCCTTTAGGGCCGGGGTAGAAGGACGGGGGGTGGCTCGTAGTACGATTGATGTTAAAGCCGAAATTCCGTTGCCCCAACCCTAAAGGGAGCGGAATTTCTCTGGGGGGATATTATAATTGTGCAGTATAAGTTTTTAAAGTTGTACAGCTGTGACCTCCGTCCCACCCTTTAGGGCCGGGGCAAAAGGACGGAAGCCCGCCATAATCCATCATTCTAAAAACACCTTAAAAAACATAAAACAAAGAAAAAAGAACCCGAAAATGCCTGCAAAAAAGAACATACTGGTAACAGGAGGCCTGGGATTTATAGGCTCCAATTTTATTCCCTGTTTTCTGGAAAAATATCCGGATTATCACGTGATCAACCTGGACCTGGTCACTTATGCGGGTGAAGAGGAAAACCTGGCGGAACTGGAGAATGAAGAACGCTATACCTTTATCAGGGGGGATATCAGGGACAGGAACCTGGTGGAAACCATTTTTAACCGGTTTGATATAGGAGGCGTCATCCATTTTGCCGCAGAGTCGCATGTGGACAATTCCATTAAAAACCCGGGAGTATTTGTAGAGACCAATGTAAACGGTACCTTCACCCTTATTGATGTGGCTTATAAATACTGGATGCAACAACCGTTTACCTGTAAAACGGAATACGAAGGCTGCAGGTTTCATCATATTTCTACGGATGAGGTATACGGCACGCTCGGCGAAACCGGGCTGTTCACCGAAGAAACGCCCTATGCCCCCAATTCGCCTTATTCGGCGAGCAAGGCCGCTTCCGATATGATCGTGAGAAGTTACCATCATACCTATGGTATGAATACCGTGATCACTAATTGTTCCAACAACTACGGTCCCAAACAACACGATGAAAAACTGATCCCAACGGTGATCCGGAGGGCATTACGGGGCGAGGCGATACCCATATACGGCGACGGGGGAAATATCCGCGACTGGCTCTTCGTAAAGGACCACTGTACCGGTATAGCCCTGGCATTTCACAAGGGGCAGGCCGGGGAAGTGTACAATATAGGCGGTAAAAACGAATGGGACAATAATTATATAGCCCGTACCATTTGCGATATCCTGGATGAGGTATGTCCCGCGCCTGCCGGTTCCTATAAAAAGCAGATCACCTATGTGGAAGACCGTGCCGGGCATGACAGGCGCTATGCCATAGACGCGGCCAAAATAGAGAATCAACTGGGCTGGAAGGCCGAAGAAA contains the following coding sequences:
- the rfbD gene encoding dTDP-4-dehydrorhamnose reductase, with the protein product MGKILVTGASGQVGRELKKLSGKGDFLFADRASLDITDMEKVKQFLGKHPVEAVINSAAYTAVDKAESEPEKARRVNGEAMETLAEACRIRNLKLIHLSTDYVFNGKNHRPYREDDPAAPVNVYGQTKWEGEEIIRTINPENAVIIRTSWLYSAQGSNFVRTMLRLGAEKKEIRVVDDQVGSPTYAGDLAAALLKILPKLRHKKVKTYHYTNEGVCTWYDFAEAIMEYKGLPCKVIPVPSSEYPTPAQRPSYSVLSKEAIKKDFDISIPYWRDSLRKCLRVMGF
- the rfbB gene encoding dTDP-glucose 4,6-dehydratase; translated protein: MPAKKNILVTGGLGFIGSNFIPCFLEKYPDYHVINLDLVTYAGEEENLAELENEERYTFIRGDIRDRNLVETIFNRFDIGGVIHFAAESHVDNSIKNPGVFVETNVNGTFTLIDVAYKYWMQQPFTCKTEYEGCRFHHISTDEVYGTLGETGLFTEETPYAPNSPYSASKAASDMIVRSYHHTYGMNTVITNCSNNYGPKQHDEKLIPTVIRRALRGEAIPIYGDGGNIRDWLFVKDHCTGIALAFHKGQAGEVYNIGGKNEWDNNYIARTICDILDEVCPAPAGSYKKQITYVEDRAGHDRRYAIDAAKIENQLGWKAEENFESGIRKTVEWYIKKYKENG